The Cronobacter sakazakii genome has a window encoding:
- a CDS encoding addiction module antidote protein → MKLTEYDPAAALVDDEEIAFFMADALETGDAGHIAKALGVVARAKGMSHIAAQTGLSREQLYRSFSDKGNPTLKTTLAVMKALGLGLTVKS, encoded by the coding sequence ATGAAGCTGACCGAATACGATCCCGCAGCGGCGCTGGTAGATGATGAGGAGATCGCCTTCTTTATGGCGGACGCGCTCGAAACTGGCGACGCCGGACATATTGCAAAGGCGCTGGGCGTCGTCGCGCGCGCTAAAGGCATGTCGCATATCGCCGCTCAGACAGGGCTGTCGCGTGAACAGCTGTACCGTTCTTTCAGTGATAAAGGCAACCCAACGCTTAAAACCACGCTGGCAGTGATGAAAGCGTTGGGTCTCGGTTTAACGGTTAAATCATAA
- a CDS encoding type II toxin-antitoxin system RelE/ParE family toxin codes for MKHIFQTEVFRRWQASLKDQRVKTMIAARLFRLANGLPGDVKPVGAGISELRIHYGAGDRIYFKQHGEVIVILLCGGDKHTQDKDILLAKMLADLPENQWR; via the coding sequence ATGAAGCATATTTTTCAAACTGAGGTATTCCGCCGTTGGCAAGCCAGTCTGAAAGACCAGCGGGTAAAAACGATGATTGCCGCGCGGCTTTTTCGGCTGGCTAATGGTTTGCCTGGTGATGTTAAGCCCGTCGGCGCAGGCATCAGTGAACTGCGTATTCACTACGGCGCGGGTGACCGGATTTATTTCAAACAACACGGCGAGGTGATTGTCATTTTGCTTTGTGGTGGTGATAAGCACACGCAGGATAAAGACATTCTTCTTGCGAAAATGCTGGCTGACCTGCCAGAGAACCAGTGGAGATAA
- a CDS encoding type II toxin-antitoxin system RelE/ParE family toxin has product MIKPLFWVGQARKDLQALPEDVQDLFGYALYLAQQGRRHPQARPLKGFGGAGVLEVVEDYQGNAFRAVYTVCLKDAIYVLHVFQKKSSSGIATPRPEMEKIEQRLKAAQRHAGGLK; this is encoded by the coding sequence ATGATAAAACCGTTGTTTTGGGTCGGGCAGGCCAGAAAAGATCTTCAGGCGCTGCCGGAGGATGTACAGGATCTTTTTGGCTATGCGCTTTATCTGGCGCAGCAGGGTAGACGCCATCCGCAGGCCAGGCCGCTTAAAGGTTTTGGCGGCGCGGGTGTACTTGAGGTGGTGGAGGATTATCAGGGGAATGCCTTTCGGGCGGTCTATACCGTGTGCCTGAAAGATGCGATTTATGTCCTGCACGTATTCCAGAAAAAATCCTCTTCCGGGATTGCCACGCCCCGCCCGGAGATGGAAAAAATTGAACAACGACTGAAAGCCGCGCAACGCCACGCCGGAGGGCTGAAATGA
- a CDS encoding helix-turn-helix domain-containing protein: protein MTADIERSNGNVYDDLGLIDAEEMQLKAQLAMAVSDILKARGLTQQEAARLLGMTQPKLSLLLRGQFRGISETKMMACLMLLGRDISIVVGEAQQARGKMRLIYEPA, encoded by the coding sequence ATGACAGCAGACATTGAACGCAGTAACGGAAATGTGTATGACGATCTCGGGCTTATCGACGCCGAAGAGATGCAGCTAAAAGCGCAGCTCGCTATGGCCGTTAGCGACATTCTTAAAGCGCGCGGCTTAACCCAGCAGGAGGCGGCCCGTCTTCTGGGCATGACCCAGCCAAAACTTTCTTTATTACTTCGCGGCCAGTTTCGCGGGATCAGCGAAACGAAAATGATGGCCTGCCTGATGCTCCTCGGGCGGGATATCAGTATCGTCGTCGGCGAAGCACAACAGGCGCGCGGAAAAATGCGCCTGATTTATGAGCCAGCCTGA
- a CDS encoding DUF3811 domain-containing protein, which produces MSLPRLTQKEMTESEQRELKTLLDRARIAHGRPLTNSEANHVKKEYIDKLMAQREQAAKQTRKQKKAQAYKPDSDATFSWSASTPVRGRR; this is translated from the coding sequence ATGTCCCTGCCCCGACTGACCCAGAAAGAGATGACGGAAAGCGAACAGCGCGAATTAAAAACCCTGCTCGACCGCGCCCGCATCGCCCATGGCCGCCCGCTTACCAATTCCGAAGCCAACCACGTCAAAAAAGAGTATATCGACAAGCTGATGGCGCAGCGCGAACAGGCGGCGAAGCAGACGCGCAAACAGAAAAAAGCGCAGGCGTATAAACCGGACAGCGACGCGACCTTTTCATGGTCCGCCAGCACGCCCGTGCGGGGACGGCGTTAA
- the panS gene encoding ketopantoate/pantoate/pantothenate transporter PanS: MLATLTRLFPLWALLLSVIAYYTPATFTPIGPWVSTLLMLIMFGMGVHLKLDDFKRVLSRPAPVAAGIFLHYLVMPLAAWLLAMLFHMPPDLSAGMVLVGSVASGTASNVMIYLAKGDVALSVTISSVSTLVGVVATPLLTRLYVDAHIQVDVMGMLLSILQIVVIPIALGLIVHHLFPRVVKAVEPYLPAFSMVCILAIISAVVAGSASHIASVGLMVIVAVILHNSIGLLGGYWGGRLFGFDESTCRTLAIEVGMQNSGLAAALGKLYFSPLAALPGALFSVWHNLSGSLLAGYWSGKPVDKNARRTAR; encoded by the coding sequence ATGCTCGCGACACTCACCCGGCTGTTCCCGCTCTGGGCGCTGCTGCTCTCGGTTATTGCGTATTACACGCCCGCCACGTTTACGCCCATCGGCCCGTGGGTCAGCACGTTATTGATGCTGATTATGTTTGGTATGGGCGTACACCTGAAACTCGATGATTTCAAACGCGTGCTGTCGCGCCCCGCGCCGGTGGCCGCAGGGATTTTCCTGCACTATCTGGTAATGCCGCTGGCCGCCTGGCTGCTGGCGATGCTGTTTCATATGCCGCCGGATCTCTCCGCCGGTATGGTGCTGGTGGGGAGCGTGGCGAGCGGTACGGCGTCTAACGTCATGATCTATCTGGCGAAAGGTGACGTGGCGCTGTCGGTGACCATTTCGTCGGTCTCAACGCTGGTAGGCGTGGTCGCCACGCCGCTGCTGACGCGCCTCTATGTTGACGCGCATATTCAGGTCGATGTGATGGGGATGCTGCTGAGCATTCTGCAAATCGTGGTGATCCCGATTGCGCTCGGGCTTATCGTGCATCACCTGTTCCCGCGTGTGGTGAAAGCGGTGGAGCCTTACCTGCCCGCGTTTTCCATGGTGTGTATTCTGGCGATTATCAGCGCCGTGGTGGCGGGTTCCGCCTCGCATATCGCGTCGGTCGGGCTGATGGTGATTGTGGCGGTGATTCTGCATAACAGTATCGGCCTGCTCGGCGGTTACTGGGGCGGGCGTCTCTTCGGCTTTGACGAATCCACCTGCCGGACGCTGGCGATTGAAGTCGGGATGCAAAACTCCGGGCTTGCCGCCGCGCTCGGCAAACTCTATTTCTCGCCGCTCGCGGCCCTGCCCGGCGCGCTGTTCTCGGTTTGGCATAACCTCTCCGGCTCGCTGCTCGCGGGCTACTGGTCCGGCAAACCGGTCGACAAAAACGCGCGGCGTACAGCACGCTAA
- the rtcR gene encoding RNA repair transcriptional activator RtcR: MQKRRVVIGMLGTVLDRRGKRANRWNKWRPSVALCQQPGLPVDRFELLYQARDASLAERVTEDIAAVSPHTEVRPHTVVMDDPWDFEEVYAALLDFATRYPFDTDNEEYLVHITTGTHVAQICWFLLTEARYLPAALLQTSPDRQGDDEAQKTIGTTSVIDLDLSRYATLTSRFQREQQQSVSFLKSGIDTRNATFNRLIDQIERVALRSTAPILLTGPTGAGKSFLAKRIFQLRQARHLVQGKLVSVNCATLRGDNAMSTLFGHVKGAFTGAQQARPGLLREADGGVLFLDEIAELGLDEQAMLLKAIEEKTFFPFGADKEVQSDFQLIAGTHRDMARWVAEGRFREDLFARINMWAFALPGLAERREDIAPNVEYELQRFSAQQQTQIRFDKTARENYLAFACSPQARWPGNFRELGSSVARMATLAEQGRITDALVEEEIGRLTASWRPLADPAAALPVDTATLDLFDQDQLAAVVAVCRRSASLSEAGRTLFAVSRQKKANPNDADRLRKYLARFGLSWEQVKAPE; encoded by the coding sequence ATGCAAAAGCGTCGCGTGGTGATTGGCATGCTGGGCACCGTACTGGACCGGCGCGGTAAGCGCGCCAACCGCTGGAATAAATGGCGTCCGTCCGTCGCGCTGTGCCAGCAGCCCGGTTTGCCTGTCGACCGCTTTGAACTGCTGTACCAGGCGCGCGACGCGTCGCTCGCAGAGCGGGTCACAGAAGATATCGCCGCCGTCTCGCCGCATACCGAAGTACGCCCGCACACCGTGGTGATGGACGATCCGTGGGATTTCGAGGAGGTGTACGCCGCGCTGCTGGATTTCGCCACGCGCTATCCCTTTGATACCGATAACGAAGAGTATCTGGTGCATATCACAACAGGCACGCACGTGGCGCAGATCTGCTGGTTCCTGCTGACCGAAGCGCGGTATCTCCCGGCGGCGCTGTTACAGACCAGCCCCGATCGTCAGGGCGACGATGAAGCGCAGAAAACCATCGGCACGACGTCGGTCATCGATCTCGATTTAAGCCGCTATGCGACGCTGACCAGCCGCTTCCAGCGCGAGCAGCAGCAGTCGGTGTCGTTCCTCAAATCCGGCATCGACACCCGTAACGCCACGTTTAACCGTCTGATCGACCAGATCGAGCGCGTGGCGCTGCGATCCACCGCGCCGATTCTGCTGACGGGGCCGACCGGCGCGGGGAAATCGTTTCTCGCAAAGCGCATTTTCCAGCTGCGCCAGGCGCGGCATCTGGTGCAGGGAAAACTGGTCTCCGTGAACTGCGCGACGCTTCGCGGCGATAACGCGATGTCGACGCTCTTTGGCCACGTGAAGGGCGCGTTTACCGGCGCGCAGCAGGCGCGGCCAGGGCTTCTGCGCGAGGCCGACGGCGGCGTGCTGTTTCTGGATGAAATCGCTGAGCTGGGGCTCGATGAACAGGCGATGCTGCTGAAAGCTATTGAGGAAAAGACCTTTTTCCCGTTCGGCGCGGATAAAGAAGTGCAGAGCGATTTTCAGCTGATCGCCGGTACGCACCGCGACATGGCGCGATGGGTCGCCGAAGGCCGCTTTCGTGAAGATCTCTTTGCGCGTATTAATATGTGGGCCTTCGCGCTGCCGGGCCTCGCCGAGCGCCGCGAGGATATCGCGCCAAACGTGGAGTATGAGCTACAGCGCTTCTCGGCGCAGCAGCAGACGCAGATCCGCTTTGATAAAACGGCGCGCGAAAATTATCTCGCCTTCGCCTGCTCGCCGCAGGCGCGCTGGCCGGGCAACTTTCGCGAACTGGGCAGCTCGGTGGCACGCATGGCGACGCTTGCCGAACAGGGACGCATTACCGACGCGTTAGTCGAGGAAGAAATCGGCCGTCTTACCGCGAGCTGGCGGCCGCTCGCAGACCCTGCCGCCGCGCTGCCTGTTGATACCGCAACGCTCGATCTCTTCGACCAGGATCAGCTGGCGGCGGTTGTTGCCGTGTGCAGGCGTAGCGCCTCGCTCTCTGAGGCCGGACGCACGCTGTTTGCGGTTTCGCGCCAGAAGAAAGCCAACCCGAACGACGCCGACCGGCTGCGTAAATATCTGGCGCGTTTTGGGCTGAGCTGGGAGCAGGTTAAAGCCCCTGAATGA
- a CDS encoding slipin family protein — MNNKVTIRKGQLGLLAKQGDFYQVLEAGEHRLPWFNKPDVTLVEMNSGDVAPALTDYLRRFQPEWVEKYCLAVDTADNETAALWRNNVLVEIIPPGARRLFWRDGDSLRAVRMDTRDVQVPTEIMAAVLQPRGRDVVVKGRDAILTVNVPAWHVGVLKIDGVTQPLLPPGLSAYWKINHLVEAEVVDTRLQAMEVSGQEILTKDKVNLRINLGANWRYQDVLQAYSQLAKPLEHLYRELQFALREAVGTRTLDELLENKQIIDDVVSAQVIARMAPFGIDVASTGVKDIVLPGDMKTILSRLVEAEKSAQANVIRRREETAATRSLLNTAKVMENNPVALRLKELETLEKVAERIDKISVFGGLDQVLQGLVQIKGV, encoded by the coding sequence ATGAATAACAAAGTGACGATTCGTAAGGGCCAGCTGGGTTTACTGGCAAAACAGGGTGATTTTTATCAGGTGCTGGAAGCGGGCGAGCATCGCCTGCCGTGGTTCAACAAACCGGATGTGACGCTGGTGGAGATGAACAGCGGTGACGTCGCGCCGGCGCTGACCGACTATCTGCGCCGTTTTCAGCCAGAATGGGTAGAGAAATATTGCCTGGCGGTTGATACCGCCGATAACGAAACCGCGGCGCTGTGGCGTAACAACGTGCTGGTGGAAATTATCCCGCCGGGTGCGCGGCGTCTCTTCTGGCGCGACGGCGACAGCCTGCGCGCCGTGCGTATGGATACCCGCGACGTGCAGGTGCCGACGGAGATAATGGCCGCCGTGTTACAGCCGCGCGGCCGTGATGTCGTAGTGAAAGGGCGCGACGCTATCCTGACCGTTAACGTGCCCGCCTGGCATGTGGGCGTGCTGAAAATCGACGGCGTTACGCAGCCGCTGCTGCCGCCAGGCTTAAGCGCGTACTGGAAAATCAACCATCTGGTGGAGGCGGAAGTCGTGGATACGCGCCTTCAGGCGATGGAAGTCTCCGGGCAGGAGATCCTGACCAAAGATAAAGTGAACCTGCGCATTAATCTGGGGGCCAACTGGCGCTATCAGGACGTGTTGCAGGCGTACAGCCAGCTTGCCAAACCGCTGGAGCATTTATACCGCGAGCTGCAGTTTGCGTTGCGAGAGGCGGTCGGCACCCGCACGCTCGATGAGCTGCTGGAAAATAAACAGATCATCGACGATGTGGTGAGCGCGCAGGTTATCGCCCGTATGGCACCGTTTGGTATCGACGTGGCGTCGACCGGCGTGAAAGACATCGTGCTGCCGGGCGACATGAAAACGATTTTGTCGCGGCTGGTGGAGGCGGAGAAATCCGCGCAGGCGAACGTGATTCGTCGCCGTGAAGAGACCGCCGCGACCCGTTCGCTGCTGAACACCGCAAAAGTCATGGAAAACAATCCGGTCGCACTGCGACTGAAAGAGCTCGAAACCCTGGAAAAAGTGGCGGAGCGTATCGATAAGATCTCCGTATTCGGCGGCCTGGATCAGGTGCTGCAGGGGCTGGTACAGATTAAAGGGGT